Proteins encoded in a region of the Vicia villosa cultivar HV-30 ecotype Madison, WI linkage group LG5, Vvil1.0, whole genome shotgun sequence genome:
- the LOC131603628 gene encoding serine/threonine-protein kinase BSK7-like: MGCKFSKYSTCCWGSEQSGGGGGVQVPGANIDENENNNIEGNGSLSFREYTIDQLRKATSGFAVDNIVSEHGEKAPNVVFKGKLENQTRIAIKRFNKSAWPDAHQFLEEAKAVGQLRSPKLANLLGCCSEGDERLLVSEYMSNDTLAKHLFHWETQPMKWAMRLRVALYLAQALEYCTNKGRALYHDLNAYRVLFDDDFNPKLSCFGLMKNSRDGKSYSTNLAFTPPEYLRTGRVTPESVTYSFGTLLLDLLSGKHIPPSHALDLIRDRNLQSLTDSCLEGQFSDDEGTELVRLASRCLQSEPRERPNPRSLVTALIPLQKDSEVPSHVLMGIPDADGSAAFPLTPLGEACLRRDLTSLHEVLEKIGYKDDEGAATELSFQMWTNQMQQTLDSKKKGDAAFRQKDFKNAIDGYTQFIEVGSMTSPTIYARRSLSYLFSNMPNEALGDAMQVQMISPIWHLAFYLQAVALLALGRKNEAQVALKEGSSLETNKSTN; the protein is encoded by the exons ATGGGTTGTAAGTTTTCAAAATATTCAACATGCTGTTGGGGTAGTGAGCaaagtggtggtggtggtggtgttcAGGTTCCCGGGGCGAATATTGATG aaaatgaAAACAATAATATTGAGGGAAATGGCTCGCTGTCGTTTCGTGAATATACGATTGATCAGCTTAGGAAGGCCACCTCTGGGTTTGCGGTAGATAATATTGTTTCTGAGCATGGAGAAAAGGCTCCAAATGTTGTTTTTAAAGGGAAACTTGAAAATCAAACGCGAATTGCCATCAAACGGTTCAATAAATCAGCCTGGCCAGACGCCCATCAATTTTTG GAAGAGGCCAAAGCTGTTGGTCAGCTAAGGAGCCCAAAATTGGCAAATCTGCTTGGATGTTGCTCTGAAGGTGATGAGAGGTTGCTTGTATCAGAATATATGTCCAATGATACTTTGGCAAAGCACTTGTTCCATT GGGAAACTCAGCCCATGAAATGGGCAATGCGACTTAGAGTTGCTTTATACCTTGCCCAAGCTCTAGAGTACTGTACCAACAAAGGACGGGCTCTATATCATGATCTAAATGCTTACAGAGTTCTTTTTGATGAT GACTTCAATCCTAAACTTTCATGCTTCGGTTTGATGAAAAACAGTCGAGATGGGAAAAGTTATAGTACGAATTTGGCATTTACACCACCTGAATACCTCAGGACAG GTAGAGTGACCCCAGAGAGTGTAACTTATAGCTTTGGGACCCTTTTGCTTGACCTTCTCAGTGGAAAACATATTCCTCCAAGCCAT gCCCTTGACCTGATCAGGGACAGGAACCTTCAGAGTCTAACAGACTCATGTTTAGAAGGACAATTTTCAGATGACGAGGGGACTGAATTAGTTCGTCTAGCCTCACGATGTTTACAATCTGAACCGCGAGAGCGTCCTAATCCAAGGTCACTGGTCACTGCTCTAATACCTTTACAAAAGGATTCTGAG GTCCCTTCTCATGTGCTGATGGGTATACCTGATGCCGATGGTAGTGCCGCTTTTCCCCTTACTCCACTTGGGGAAGCTTGTCTACGCAGGGATCTGACATCCCTACACGAGGTGCTGGAGAAAATAGGGTATAAAGATGACGAGGGTGCAGCTACGGAG CTTTCGTTCCAAATGTGGACCAACCAGATGCAGCAAACATTAGACTCGAAGAAGAAAGGAGATGCCGCTTTTCGGCAGAAGGACTTCAAAAATGCAATCGATGGCTACACCCAG TTTATTGAAGTTGGAAGCATGACTTCTCCAACAATTTACGCGCGCCGTAGTCTGTCGTATCTCTTCAGCAACATGCCAAATGAAGCACTTGGTGATGCAATGCAGGTGCAAATGATATCTCCTATTTGGCACCTCGCATTTTATTTACAAGCTGTTGCTCTTTTGGCACTGGGAAGGAAGAATGAAGCCCAAGTGGCACTTAAAGAAGGTTCTTCACTTGAAACTAATAAGAGCACAAATTAA
- the LOC131603632 gene encoding glutamate--cysteine ligase, chloroplastic isoform X1 translates to MAAIFTVASSSAPPLSHRAIPNNFPLRKTSVSNSLYFLSVCSDRRVVRSGSGGRLSVAASPATESVVVDTAPLTKQDLVDYLASGCKPKDKWRIGTEHEKFGFELGSLRPLKYEQIAELLNGIAERFNWEKLIEGDNIIGLKQGNQSISLEPGGQFELSGAPLETLHQTCAEINSHLNQVKAVTKEMGIGFLGIGFQPKSERKDIPLMPKERYEIMNNYMPKVGSLGHEQMYRTCTVQVNLDFSSEADMIRKFRVGLALQPLATALFANSPFIEGKPNGFVSMRSHIWTDTDNDRTGMLPFVFNDSFGFEQYVDYALDVPMYFAYRKKRYIDCTRNTFRDFMAGKLLSIPGELPTLNDWENHLTTIFPEVRLKRYLEMRGADGGPRERLYALPAFWVGLLYDEVSLQRVSDLIADWTLEERQMLRNKVPVTGLKTPFRDGLLKHVAEEVLELAKDGLERRGFKESGYLDPVAEVVRTGVTPAERLLELYHGKWEQSIDHVFEELLY, encoded by the exons ATGGCTGCTATATTCACAGTCGCTTCTTCTTCTGCTCCTCCTCTAAGCCACCGCGCAATACCGAATAACTTTCCTCTACGGAAAACTTCAGTTTCGAATAGTTTGTATTTCTTGTCAGTTTGTTCTGACAGGAGAGTTGTTAGATCCGGTAGTGGCGGTAGATTGAGTGTTGCTGCTAGTCCTGCGACTGAAAGTGTTGTGGTTGATACTGCACCGCTTACCAAACAGGATCTTGTTGATTACCTTGCATCTGGTTGTAAGCCCAAGGATAAATGGAG AATAGGTACTGAACATGAAAAGTTCGGTTTTGAGCTTGGAAGCTTGCGGCCTTTGAAATATGAACAAATAGCAGAATTGCTGAATGGCATTGCCGAGAGGTTTAACTGGGAAAAATTAATTGAAGGTGATAACATTATTGGACTCAAACAG GGAAACCAAAGCATATCATTGGAGCCAGGTGGTCAGTTTGAACTTAGTGGAGCTCCTCTTGAAACCCTGCATCAAACTTGTGCTGAAATTAATTCGCACCTCAATCAA GTTAAAGCTGTTACTAAGGAAATGGGAATCGGATTTTTGGGGATTGGTTTCCAGCCAAAGTCGGAGCGCAAAGACATACCTTTGATGCCAAAG GAAAGATATGAGATTATGAATAACTACATGCCCAAAGTTGGTTCTCTTGGGCATGAGCAGATGTACAGGACATGCACTGTACAG GTCAATCTGGACTTTAGTTCTGAAGCTGACATGATCCGGAAATTTCGTGTTGGCCTAGCTTTGCAGCCT TTAGCGACAGCTCTTTTTGCAAATTCACCTTTCATAGAGGGAAAGCCCAATGGGTTTGTCAGTATGAGAAG TCATATTTGGACGGATACTGACAACGACCGCACAGGCATGCTGCCTTTTGTTTTCAATGACTCTTTCGG GTTTGAGCAGTACGTTGATTATGCTCTTGATGTTCCAATGTATTTTGCATATCGGAAAAAGAGATATATCGACTGTACTAGAAATACCTTCAGG GACTTTATGGCAGGAAAGCTTCTTAGTATTCCTGGTGAATTACCGACTCTTAATGATTGGGAGAATCATTTGACCACTATATTTCCCGAG GTCAGGCTAAAGAGGTATTTGGAGATGAGAGGGGCTGACGGAGGACCTCGGGAAAGGTTGTATGCTTTACCAGCATTTTGG GTAGGTTTATTGTACGATGAGGTTTCTTTGCAGCGTGTTTCTGATTTGATAGCAGATTGGACTTTAGAAGAAAGACAAATGCTAAGGAATAAG GTCCCTGTAACTGGTCTGAAGACGCCATTTCGAGATGGTTTGCTGAAGCATGTCGCCGAAGAGGTTCTAGAGTTGGCAAAG GATGGCTTGGAAAGAAGAGGCTTTAAAGAATCCGGATATTTAGATCCGGTAGCTGAGGTGGTTAGAACAG GTGTGACTCCAGCTGAGAGGCTTTTGGAGTTGTATCATGGAAAGTGGGAGCAATCTATAGATCATGTATTTGAGGAATTGCTTTATTAA
- the LOC131603629 gene encoding glutamate--cysteine ligase, chloroplastic-like isoform X1, translating to MATIFAVASSSAPPLSHHAIRKTSVSNSFCFLSTSFDRRIVGYRRLTVAASPASESTVVDTEPLTKQDLIDYLASGCKPKDKWRIGTEHEKFGFELGSLRPLKYEQIAELLNGIAERFNWEKLMEGGNIIGLKQGKQSISLEPGGQFELSGAPLETLHQTCAEINSHLDQVRAVTKEMGIGFLGIGFQPKSERKDIPLMPKERYEIMNNYMPKVGSLGHDQMFRTCTVQVNLDFSSEADMIRKFRAGLALQPIATALFANSPFTEGKPNGFVSMRSHIWTDTDPDRTGMLPFVFEDSFGFEQYVDYALDVPMYFAYRKKRYIDCTRNTFRDFMAGKLHSIPGELPTLNDWENHLTTIFPEVRLKRYLEMRGADGGPRERLYALPAFWVGLLYDEVSLQRVSDLIADWTLEERQMLRNKVPVTGLKTPFRDGLLKRVAEVVLELAKDGLERRGFNESRYLDPLAEVVRTGVTPAERLLESYHRKWEQSIDHVFEELLY from the exons ATGGCTACTATCTTTGCAGTCGCTTCCTCCTCCGCTCCTCCTCTAAGCCACCATGCAATACGGAAAACTTCAGTTTCTAATAGTTTCTGTTTCTTGTCAACTAGTTTTGACAGGAGAATTGTTGGTTACCGTAGATTGACTGTTGCTGCTAGTCCTGCGTCTGAAAGTACTGTGGTTGATACTGAACCGCTTACAAAACAGGATCTTATTGATTACCTTGCATCTGGTTGTAAACCCAAGGATAAATGGAG AATAGGTACTGAACATGAAAAGTTTGGTTTTGAGCTTGGAAGCTTGCGTCCGTTGAAATATGAACAAATAGCAGAATTGCTGAATGGCATTGCCGAGAGATTTAACTGGGAAAAATTAATGGAAGGTGGTAACATTATTGGACTCAAACAG GGAAAGCAAAGCATATCATTGGAGCCAGGTGGTCAGTTTGAACTTAGTGGAGCCCCTCTTGAAACCCTGCATCAAACTTGTGCTGAAATTAATTCGCACCTCGATCAA GTTAGAGCTGTTACTAAGGAAATGGGAATCGGATTTTTGGGGATTGGTTTCCAGCCAAAGTCTGAGCGTAAAGACATACCTTTGATGCCAAAG GAAAGATATGAGATTATGAATAACTACATGCCCAAAGTTGGTTCTCTTGGGCATGACCAGATGTTCAGGACATGCACTGTACAG GTCAATCTGGACTTTAGTTCTGAAGCTGACATGATCAGGAAATTTCGTGCTGGTCTAGCTTTGCAGCCG ATAGCGACAGCTCTTTTTGCAAATTCACCTTTCACCGAGGGAAAGCCCAATGGGTTTGTCAGTATGAGAAG TCATATTTGGACTGATACTGACCCGGACCGCACAGGCATGCTGCCTTTTGTTTTTGAGGACTCTTTCGG GTTTGAGCAGTACGTTGATTATGCTCTAGATGTTCCAATGTATTTTGCATATCGGAAAAAGAGATATATCGACTGTACTAGAAATACCTTCCGG GACTTTATGGCAGGAAAGCTTCATAGTATTCCTGGTGAATTACCGACTCTTAATGATTGGGAGAATCATTTGACCACTATATTTCCCGAG GTCAGGCTAAAGAGGTATTTGGAAATGAGAGGGGCTGACGGAGGACCTCGGGAAAGGTTGTATGCTTTACCAGCATTTTGG GTAGGTTTATTGTACGATGAGGTTTCTTTGCAACGTGTTTCGGATTTGATAGCAGATTGGACTTTAGAAGAAAGACAAATGCTAAGGAATAAG GTCCCTGTAACTGGTCTAAAGACACCGTTTCGAGATGGTTTGCTGAAGCGTGTCGCTGAAGTGGTTCTAGAGTTGGCAAAG GATGGCTTGGAAAGAAGAGGCTTTAATGAATCCAGATATTTAGATCCGCTAGCTGAGGTGGTTAGAACAG GTGTGACTCCAGCTGAGAGGCTTTTGGAATCGTATCATAGAAAGTGGGAGCAATCTATAGATCATGTATTTGAGGAGTTGCTTTATTAA
- the LOC131603629 gene encoding glutamate--cysteine ligase, chloroplastic-like isoform X2 — protein sequence MEGGNIIGLKQGKQSISLEPGGQFELSGAPLETLHQTCAEINSHLDQVRAVTKEMGIGFLGIGFQPKSERKDIPLMPKERYEIMNNYMPKVGSLGHDQMFRTCTVQVNLDFSSEADMIRKFRAGLALQPIATALFANSPFTEGKPNGFVSMRSHIWTDTDPDRTGMLPFVFEDSFGFEQYVDYALDVPMYFAYRKKRYIDCTRNTFRDFMAGKLHSIPGELPTLNDWENHLTTIFPEVRLKRYLEMRGADGGPRERLYALPAFWVGLLYDEVSLQRVSDLIADWTLEERQMLRNKVPVTGLKTPFRDGLLKRVAEVVLELAKDGLERRGFNESRYLDPLAEVVRTGVTPAERLLESYHRKWEQSIDHVFEELLY from the exons ATGGAAGGTGGTAACATTATTGGACTCAAACAG GGAAAGCAAAGCATATCATTGGAGCCAGGTGGTCAGTTTGAACTTAGTGGAGCCCCTCTTGAAACCCTGCATCAAACTTGTGCTGAAATTAATTCGCACCTCGATCAA GTTAGAGCTGTTACTAAGGAAATGGGAATCGGATTTTTGGGGATTGGTTTCCAGCCAAAGTCTGAGCGTAAAGACATACCTTTGATGCCAAAG GAAAGATATGAGATTATGAATAACTACATGCCCAAAGTTGGTTCTCTTGGGCATGACCAGATGTTCAGGACATGCACTGTACAG GTCAATCTGGACTTTAGTTCTGAAGCTGACATGATCAGGAAATTTCGTGCTGGTCTAGCTTTGCAGCCG ATAGCGACAGCTCTTTTTGCAAATTCACCTTTCACCGAGGGAAAGCCCAATGGGTTTGTCAGTATGAGAAG TCATATTTGGACTGATACTGACCCGGACCGCACAGGCATGCTGCCTTTTGTTTTTGAGGACTCTTTCGG GTTTGAGCAGTACGTTGATTATGCTCTAGATGTTCCAATGTATTTTGCATATCGGAAAAAGAGATATATCGACTGTACTAGAAATACCTTCCGG GACTTTATGGCAGGAAAGCTTCATAGTATTCCTGGTGAATTACCGACTCTTAATGATTGGGAGAATCATTTGACCACTATATTTCCCGAG GTCAGGCTAAAGAGGTATTTGGAAATGAGAGGGGCTGACGGAGGACCTCGGGAAAGGTTGTATGCTTTACCAGCATTTTGG GTAGGTTTATTGTACGATGAGGTTTCTTTGCAACGTGTTTCGGATTTGATAGCAGATTGGACTTTAGAAGAAAGACAAATGCTAAGGAATAAG GTCCCTGTAACTGGTCTAAAGACACCGTTTCGAGATGGTTTGCTGAAGCGTGTCGCTGAAGTGGTTCTAGAGTTGGCAAAG GATGGCTTGGAAAGAAGAGGCTTTAATGAATCCAGATATTTAGATCCGCTAGCTGAGGTGGTTAGAACAG GTGTGACTCCAGCTGAGAGGCTTTTGGAATCGTATCATAGAAAGTGGGAGCAATCTATAGATCATGTATTTGAGGAGTTGCTTTATTAA
- the LOC131603631 gene encoding tubulin beta-1 chain, whose protein sequence is MREILHVQAGQCGNQIGGKFWEVMCDEHGIDPSGSYVGNSPLQLERVNVYYNEASGGRYVPRAVLMDLEPGTMDSLRCGPFGKIFRPDNFVFGQNGAGNNWAKGHYTEGAELIDSVLDVVRKEAENCDCLQGFQICHSLGGGTGSGMGTLLISKIREEYPDRMMLTFSVFPSPKVSDTVVEPYNATLSVHQLVENADECMVLDNEALYDICFRTLKLTNPSFGDLNHLISTTMSGVTCCLRFPGQLNSDLRKLAVNLIPFPRLHFFMVGFAPLTSRGSQQYSSLTIPELTQQMWDARNMMCAADPRHGRYLTASAMFRGKMSTKEVDQQMINVQNKNSSYFVEWIPNNVKSSVCDIPPTGLSMSSTFMGNSTSIQEMFRRVSEQFTVMFKRKAFLHWYTAEGMDEMEFTEAESNMNDLVAEYQQYQDAAAMEDGEVDEEEDEEEIA, encoded by the exons ATGAGAGAAATCCTTCATGTGCAAGCTGGTCAATGTGGAAACCAAATTGGTGGAAAGTTTTGGGAGGTTATGTGTGATGAACATGGGATTGACCCTTCTGGAAGTTATGTAGGAAACTCACCCCTTCAGCTTGAGAGGGTGAATGTTTACTACAATGAAGCTAGTGGTGGAAGATATGTTCCTAGAGCTGTTCTTATGGATCTTGAACCAGGTACTATGGACAGTTTGCGTTGCGGTCCGTTCGGAAAAATATTTAGGCCTGATAACTTTGTGTTTGGACAAAATGGAGCTGGTAATAATTGGGCTAAAGGACATTATACCGAAGGAGCCGAGCTTATTGATTCCGTTCTCGATGTTGTCCGTAAAGAAGCCGAGAATTGTGATTGCTTGCAAG GTTTTCAAATTTGTCATTCATTGGGAGGTGGAACTGGATCAGGAATGGGGACTTTGCTCATTTCAAAGATCAGAGAAGAGTATCCCGATCGAATGATGTTGACTTTCTCGGTGTTTCCTTCTCCGAAGGTCTCTGATACAGTGGTGGAACCTTACAATGCAACTCTTTCTGTTCATCAACTAGTTGAGAATGCTGATGAATGCATGGTTCTTGATAATGAAGCACTCTACGATATCTGTTTCCGAACTCTCAAGCTCACTAATCCAAGTT TTGGTGATTTGAACCATTTGATTTCAACAACAATGAGTGGAGTAACATGTTGCCTCCGATTTCCCGGCCAACTCAACTCGGATCTTCGAAAACTAGCAGTTAATCTCATTCCTTTCCCACGTCTACACTTTTTCATGGTTGGTTTTGCACCCTTAACATCAAGGGGTTCTCAACAATACAGTTCCCTCACAATTCCAGAACTGACACAACAAATGTGGGATGCAAGAAACATGATGTGTGCAGCAGATCCACGGCACGGCAGATACTTAACAGCCTCGGCCATGTTCCGCGGCAAAATGAGCACGAAAGAGGTCGATCAACAGATGATAAATGTTCAGAACAAGAACTCGTCTTACTTTGTCGAATGGATACCGAACAATGTGAAATCGAGTGTCTGTGACATTCCTCCGACAGGACTGTCGATGTCTTCGACGTTTATGGGGAATTCGACATCGATTCAAGAGATGTTTAGGCGTGTTTCGGAACAGTTTACTGTTATGTTTAAGAGAAAGGCTTTCTTGCATTGGTATACTGCTGAAGGGATGGATGAGATGGAGTTTACTGAGGCTGAGAGTAATATGAATGATTTGGTTGCTGAGTATCAACAATATCAAgatgctgctgcaatggaagatGGTGAGGTTGATGAAGAGGAAGATGAGGAGGAAATTGCTTAG